A DNA window from Zonotrichia leucophrys gambelii isolate GWCS_2022_RI chromosome 15, RI_Zleu_2.0, whole genome shotgun sequence contains the following coding sequences:
- the SIRT4 gene encoding NAD-dependent protein lipoamidase sirtuin-4, mitochondrial isoform X2: MFSARKWCGIFRAVRLHHCRSRSVSRASPNLTFVPACLPPDPAEVEELQRFVSNSKRLFVMTGAGISTESGIPDYRSEGVGLYARTDRRPVQHAEFVRSASARQRYWARNFVGWPQFSSHQPNKAHLVLRDWEKLGKLHWLVTQNVDALHTKAGSQRMTELHGCTHRVFCLACGDRILRAELQEHFEALNPTWKAEAFGVAPDGDVFLTDEQVRNFRVPACRKCGGILKPDVTFFGDTVSQEKVRFVHQRLAESDSMLIAGSSMQVYSGYRFALAAREKKLPIAVLNIGPTRLDHFASLKLNFRCGELLPLIVCT; this comes from the exons ATGTTCTCTGCCAGGAAGTGGTGTGGCATTTTCAGAGCTGTCAGACTGCATCACTGCAGATCCCGTTCTGTATCCAGAGCCTCTCCAAACCTGACTTTCGTGCCAGCCTGTCTTCCCCCAGATCCTGCAGaagtggaggagctgcagcgCTTTGTTTCTAACTCCAAGAGGCTGTTTGTAATGACCGGAGCTGGAATCTCCACCGAGTCAGGGATCCCCGATTACCGCTCTGAGGGCGTGGGGCTCTacgccaggacagacagacggcCCGTCCAGCACGCCGAGTTCGTCCGCAGCGCCAGCGCCCGGCAGCGCTACTGGGCAAGGAACTTCGTGGGCTGGCCCCAGTTCTCCTCCCACCAGCCAAACAAGGCACACCTGGTGCTGAGGGACTGGGAGAAGCTGGGCAAGCTGCACTGGCTGGTGACCCAGAACGTGGACGCCCTTCACACCAAGGCCGGGAGCCAGCGCATGACGGAGCTGCACGGCTGCACACACAG GGTTTTCTGCTTGGCCTGTGGAGACCGAATCTTGCgtgctgagctccaggagcactTTGAAGCTCTGAATCCCACTTGGAAAGCTGAAGCCTTTGGGGTGGCTCCGGATGGGGATGTGTTCCTGACGGACGAGCAGGTGCGCAATTTCCGAGTCCCGGCCTGCCGTAAGTGTGGTGGGATCCTGAAGCCTGATGTGACCTTCTTTGGAGACACAGTGAGCCAGGAAAAAGTCCGTTTTGTACACCAGCGCCTGGCAGAGTCAGACTCCATGCTGATAGCAGGATCCTCTATGCAG GTATACTCTGGTTACAGGTTTGCTCTTGCTGCCCGGGAGAAGAAGCTGCCAATTGCAGTCCTTAACATTGGGCCCACCAGGCTGGATCACTTTGCATCCTTGAAGCTGAATTTCCGCTgtggagagctgctgcctttgatTGTCTGCACATGA
- the SIRT4 gene encoding NAD-dependent protein lipoamidase sirtuin-4, mitochondrial isoform X1 — protein MFSARKWCGIFRAVRLHHCRSRSVSRASPNLTFVPACLPPDPAEVEELQRFVSNSKRLFVMTGAGISTESGIPDYRSEGVGLYARTDRRPVQHAEFVRSASARQRYWARNFVGWPQFSSHQPNKAHLVLRDWEKLGKLHWLVTQNVDALHTKAGSQRMTELHGCTHRVFCLACGDRILRAELQEHFEALNPTWKAEAFGVAPDGDVFLTDEQVRNFRVPACRKCGGILKPDVTFFGDTVSQEKVRFVHQRLAESDSMLIAGSSMQVCSCCPGEEAANCSP, from the exons ATGTTCTCTGCCAGGAAGTGGTGTGGCATTTTCAGAGCTGTCAGACTGCATCACTGCAGATCCCGTTCTGTATCCAGAGCCTCTCCAAACCTGACTTTCGTGCCAGCCTGTCTTCCCCCAGATCCTGCAGaagtggaggagctgcagcgCTTTGTTTCTAACTCCAAGAGGCTGTTTGTAATGACCGGAGCTGGAATCTCCACCGAGTCAGGGATCCCCGATTACCGCTCTGAGGGCGTGGGGCTCTacgccaggacagacagacggcCCGTCCAGCACGCCGAGTTCGTCCGCAGCGCCAGCGCCCGGCAGCGCTACTGGGCAAGGAACTTCGTGGGCTGGCCCCAGTTCTCCTCCCACCAGCCAAACAAGGCACACCTGGTGCTGAGGGACTGGGAGAAGCTGGGCAAGCTGCACTGGCTGGTGACCCAGAACGTGGACGCCCTTCACACCAAGGCCGGGAGCCAGCGCATGACGGAGCTGCACGGCTGCACACACAG GGTTTTCTGCTTGGCCTGTGGAGACCGAATCTTGCgtgctgagctccaggagcactTTGAAGCTCTGAATCCCACTTGGAAAGCTGAAGCCTTTGGGGTGGCTCCGGATGGGGATGTGTTCCTGACGGACGAGCAGGTGCGCAATTTCCGAGTCCCGGCCTGCCGTAAGTGTGGTGGGATCCTGAAGCCTGATGTGACCTTCTTTGGAGACACAGTGAGCCAGGAAAAAGTCCGTTTTGTACACCAGCGCCTGGCAGAGTCAGACTCCATGCTGATAGCAGGATCCTCTATGCAG GTTTGCTCTTGCTGCCCGGGAGAAGAAGCTGCCAATTGCAGTCCTTAA
- the PLA2G1B gene encoding phospholipase A2, producing MKFLALLFLLSVGAASAEEVSPRAVWLFRELIKCTLPESHPLLEFNGYGCYCGLGGSGTPVDDLDKCCQAHDNCYTQAKKMESCKFLVDNPYTKLYQYSCSNGQITCSSKNSECAAFVCNCDRTAAMCFAKMPYNPKHMWLDKDKYCK from the exons ATGAAGTTCCTggccctgcttttcctgctgtcgG TGGGCGCCGCCAGCGCCGAGGAGGTCTCGCCCCGGGCCGTGTGGCTGTTCCGTGAATTGATCAAGTGCACCCTGCCCGAAAGCCACCCCCTGCTGGAATTCAACGGCTACGGCTGCTACTGCGGCCTGGGGGGCAGCGGCACTCCCGTGGACGACCTCGACAA GTGCTGCCAAGCCCATGATAACTGCTACACACAGGCAAAGAAAATGGAATCCTGCAAATTCCTCGTGGACAACCCGTACACTAAGCTGTACCAGTACAGCTGCTCTAATGGGCAGATCACATGCAGCA GCAAGAACAGCGAGTGCGCCGCGTTCGTCTGCAACTGCGACCGCACCGCAGCCATGTGCTTCGCCAAGATGCCCTACAACCCCAAGCACATGTGGCTGGACAAAGACAAATACTGCAAATAG